From Streptomyces durmitorensis, a single genomic window includes:
- a CDS encoding aldehyde dehydrogenase has product MTELVEHGQLFIGGELVDPLGKDVIEVISPHTGQVFARVPHAAPADVDRAVATARKAFDEGPWPRMTLDERIEVITRIKDAIAVRHEEIARVISSENGTPYTSSIMVQALAAMMVWDSALTVAKNFTYEEARDGALGKILVRREPVGVVAAVVPWNVPQFTAAAKLAPALLAGCPVILKTSPEAPLDAYILADIATEAGLPKGVLSIISADREVSEYLVGHPGIDKVSFTGSVGAGKRVMEVAARNLTRVTLELGGKSAAVILPDADAATAVAGIVPFAWMINGQACVAQTRILVPHSRYDEFAEAFAAAASALKIGDPLDPETELGPLVAQRQQQRSLDYIRIGQEEGAKILTGGGRPAGLDDGWYVEPTLLGSVDNSMRVAREEIFGPVICLLPYGDESEAVKIANDSDYGLSGSVWTADVERGIDIARRVRTGTYSVNTFSLDMLGPFGGYKNSGLGREFGPEGYGEYFEHKMIHLPAGYEGAGA; this is encoded by the coding sequence ATGACCGAGCTCGTGGAACACGGACAGCTTTTCATCGGCGGGGAGCTGGTGGACCCCCTCGGCAAGGACGTCATCGAGGTGATCTCGCCGCACACCGGCCAGGTCTTCGCGCGGGTGCCGCACGCCGCGCCCGCCGATGTCGACCGGGCCGTCGCCACCGCGCGCAAGGCGTTCGACGAGGGGCCCTGGCCCCGGATGACGCTCGACGAGCGGATCGAGGTCATCACCAGGATCAAGGACGCGATCGCCGTACGGCACGAGGAGATCGCCCGTGTCATCAGCTCCGAGAACGGCACCCCGTACACCTCCAGCATCATGGTGCAGGCCCTCGCCGCGATGATGGTCTGGGACTCGGCGCTCACGGTCGCCAAGAACTTCACGTACGAGGAAGCCCGCGACGGAGCCCTCGGCAAGATCCTCGTGCGGCGCGAGCCGGTGGGTGTCGTGGCGGCCGTCGTCCCGTGGAACGTCCCCCAGTTCACCGCGGCGGCCAAGCTCGCGCCCGCGCTGCTCGCCGGGTGTCCGGTGATCCTCAAGACCTCGCCCGAGGCGCCGCTCGACGCGTACATACTCGCCGACATCGCCACCGAGGCGGGGCTGCCGAAGGGCGTGCTCTCGATCATCTCGGCGGACCGCGAGGTGAGCGAGTACCTCGTCGGGCACCCCGGCATCGACAAGGTGTCCTTCACCGGCTCCGTCGGCGCCGGCAAGCGCGTCATGGAGGTCGCGGCCCGCAATCTCACGCGCGTGACCCTGGAGTTGGGCGGCAAGTCGGCCGCGGTGATCCTGCCGGACGCGGACGCGGCGACCGCGGTAGCGGGCATCGTCCCCTTCGCCTGGATGATCAACGGCCAGGCCTGCGTGGCCCAGACCCGCATCCTCGTGCCCCACTCCCGCTACGACGAGTTCGCCGAGGCCTTCGCCGCCGCGGCCTCCGCGCTCAAGATCGGCGACCCGCTCGACCCGGAGACCGAACTCGGCCCGCTCGTCGCCCAGCGCCAGCAGCAGCGCTCGCTCGACTACATCCGCATCGGCCAGGAGGAAGGCGCCAAGATCCTGACGGGCGGCGGCCGTCCGGCCGGGCTCGACGACGGCTGGTACGTCGAGCCGACGCTCCTGGGCAGCGTGGACAACTCGATGCGCGTCGCCCGCGAGGAGATCTTCGGCCCGGTCATCTGCCTTCTTCCGTACGGCGACGAGAGCGAGGCAGTGAAGATCGCCAACGACTCCGACTACGGGCTCAGCGGCAGCGTCTGGACGGCGGACGTGGAGCGCGGCATCGACATCGCGCGGCGGGTGCGCACCGGGACGTACTCCGTGAACACCTTCAGCCTCGACATGCTCGGCCCGTTCGGCGGCTACAAGAACTCCGGTCTGGGACGGGAGTTCGGGCCCGAGGGGTACGGCGAGTACTTCGAGCACAAGATGATCCATCTCCCGGCGGGCTACGAAGGGGCGGGTGCCTGA
- a CDS encoding ferredoxin gives MGDRWHVEVDRSVCIGSGMCVITAPGGFALDSARQSHPADPETDANEKVLEAAEGCPVEAITITLSGSGEVVFPPEE, from the coding sequence ATGGGTGACCGCTGGCACGTCGAGGTGGACCGGTCGGTCTGCATCGGCTCCGGGATGTGCGTGATCACGGCGCCGGGCGGCTTCGCGCTCGACTCCGCCCGCCAGTCGCACCCCGCGGACCCCGAGACCGACGCCAACGAGAAGGTGCTCGAAGCGGCCGAGGGGTGCCCGGTCGAGGCGATCACCATCACGTTGTCCGGCAGCGGGGAGGTCGTTTTTCCGCCGGAGGAGTAG
- the lanKC gene encoding class III lanthionine synthetase LanKC — protein sequence MDKRYEVYCLADRYFYETPDRLSVGGTAAAAPYATAERAVPDGWRSVRAGDWLSIVPVDAEGEARPAPQQGWKVHASATLGNADRIGAIIWDYCVERSVPFKFVPAAHLLHLRNSKYAGRDNSGKFATIYPADEEQLHAVLNELGKLLEGFEGPYILTDLRWEQGPLYVRYGAFTRRMCDNGKGTLVPAIEDARGVLVPDSRDPAFRVPEWVTLPAFLEPQLAARNTTTVGDLPYRIEKALHFSNGGGVYAGTDTRDGRKVVLKEGRPHAGLAADGADAVARLEREKTALDKLSGLGVAPEVRDWFLLGDHRFLVMDFVEGTTLNSFFAHRHPLLVSRPDPKDIADYTAWALRMHRRVEEAVTAVHERGVVFNDLHLFNIMVAPDEQTVSLLDFEAAGSVGDSGRQVMAHPGFVAPPDRTGTGVDRYALACLRLALFLPVTSLLAVDRGKAAHLAQMIAIEFPDVPAEFLADAVAEIERGGTDEQAPVLDAGAPMALDGGGPERSGTGATTAASTSTVFVDPADWPYSRDSMVKAILASATPERDDRLFPGDIAQFADSGGLGLAHGAAGVLLALDESGAERYEEGERWLLKHTERVRPGTPLGLHDGLAGVAHVLGRLGHHGRALDLMELVLQENWQRLSSDLQGGLAGLGLALDALAHTTGEEELAQHALKAAELLGERLAVESTPGGRPRAGLLHGATGPALLFLRLHERSGDPALLDLAARALRADLARCVARPDGSLGVDEGWRTMPYLGDGSVGIGMVIDDYLAHRDDAEFEAARPGILAAARSRFCVQPGLYQGRAGLLLHLNRTTAPGVEPEDIAEQIAALGWFSMSYEGQLAFPGNQMMRLSMDLNTGTAGALVALSAALGDGEAHVPFLPPPRRQPQSRSRHAAGS from the coding sequence GTGGACAAGCGGTACGAGGTCTACTGTCTGGCCGACAGGTACTTCTACGAGACTCCGGACCGCTTGTCCGTGGGCGGCACCGCCGCCGCTGCCCCGTACGCGACGGCGGAGCGCGCCGTCCCGGACGGCTGGCGCTCGGTGCGTGCGGGGGACTGGCTCTCGATCGTCCCGGTCGACGCCGAAGGGGAGGCGCGCCCCGCCCCTCAGCAGGGCTGGAAGGTCCACGCCTCCGCGACCCTGGGCAACGCCGACCGCATCGGCGCGATCATCTGGGACTACTGCGTGGAGCGCTCCGTCCCCTTCAAGTTCGTGCCCGCCGCCCACCTCCTGCACCTGCGCAACAGCAAGTACGCGGGGCGCGACAACAGTGGCAAATTCGCCACGATCTACCCGGCCGACGAGGAGCAACTGCACGCTGTCCTGAATGAGTTGGGCAAGCTGCTCGAAGGTTTCGAGGGTCCCTACATCCTGACCGACCTGCGCTGGGAACAAGGGCCGCTCTACGTCAGATACGGGGCCTTCACGCGGCGCATGTGCGACAACGGCAAGGGCACGCTCGTGCCCGCCATCGAGGACGCCCGGGGCGTGCTCGTGCCCGACTCCCGCGACCCGGCCTTCCGGGTGCCCGAGTGGGTGACGCTGCCCGCGTTCCTCGAACCCCAGCTGGCCGCCCGCAACACGACGACCGTCGGCGACCTGCCGTACCGCATCGAGAAGGCCCTGCACTTCTCCAACGGCGGCGGTGTCTACGCGGGAACCGACACCCGCGACGGCCGCAAGGTCGTCCTGAAGGAGGGCCGGCCGCACGCGGGCCTCGCCGCCGACGGCGCCGACGCCGTCGCCCGGCTCGAACGCGAGAAGACCGCCCTGGACAAGCTGTCGGGCCTCGGTGTCGCTCCCGAGGTCCGGGACTGGTTCCTGCTCGGCGACCACCGCTTCCTGGTCATGGACTTCGTCGAGGGCACCACCCTCAACTCCTTCTTCGCCCACCGGCATCCGCTCCTGGTCAGTAGGCCCGACCCCAAGGACATCGCCGACTACACGGCCTGGGCGCTGCGCATGCACCGCCGCGTAGAGGAGGCCGTCACCGCCGTGCACGAGCGCGGCGTCGTCTTCAACGACCTCCACCTCTTCAACATCATGGTCGCGCCCGACGAACAGACCGTGTCCCTCCTCGACTTCGAGGCGGCAGGCTCCGTGGGTGACTCGGGACGCCAGGTCATGGCGCACCCCGGATTCGTCGCGCCGCCGGACCGCACCGGCACGGGCGTCGACCGCTACGCCCTCGCATGCCTGCGGCTCGCCCTCTTCCTGCCGGTCACCTCGCTGCTCGCCGTCGACCGGGGCAAGGCCGCGCATCTGGCCCAGATGATCGCCATCGAATTCCCGGACGTACCGGCGGAGTTCCTGGCCGACGCGGTGGCCGAGATCGAGCGCGGCGGCACCGATGAGCAGGCGCCGGTCCTCGACGCGGGAGCGCCGATGGCCCTGGACGGGGGCGGCCCGGAGCGGAGCGGGACCGGCGCCACCACGGCGGCGAGCACGTCCACGGTGTTCGTCGACCCGGCCGACTGGCCCTACAGCCGCGACTCGATGGTCAAGGCGATCCTCGCATCGGCCACCCCCGAGCGCGACGACCGCCTCTTCCCCGGCGACATCGCCCAGTTCGCCGACAGCGGCGGCCTCGGCCTCGCGCACGGCGCGGCCGGAGTGCTCCTCGCCCTCGACGAGAGCGGCGCCGAGCGCTACGAGGAGGGTGAGCGCTGGCTCCTGAAGCACACCGAGCGCGTCCGCCCCGGCACCCCCCTGGGGCTGCACGACGGCCTCGCGGGCGTCGCCCACGTACTCGGCAGGCTCGGGCACCACGGCCGCGCCCTCGACCTGATGGAGCTCGTCCTCCAGGAGAACTGGCAGCGGCTCTCCTCCGACCTCCAGGGCGGCCTCGCCGGACTCGGCCTCGCCCTCGACGCCCTCGCCCACACCACCGGCGAGGAGGAACTCGCCCAACACGCGCTCAAGGCGGCGGAGTTGCTCGGTGAGCGGCTCGCCGTCGAAAGCACTCCGGGCGGGCGGCCGCGGGCCGGGCTGCTGCACGGGGCCACCGGCCCCGCACTCCTCTTCCTGCGGCTCCACGAGCGCAGCGGCGACCCCGCGCTCCTCGACCTCGCGGCGCGGGCCCTGCGCGCGGATCTGGCCCGGTGCGTGGCGCGTCCGGACGGCAGCCTCGGCGTCGACGAGGGCTGGCGCACGATGCCGTACCTCGGCGACGGGAGCGTCGGCATCGGGATGGTCATCGACGACTACCTCGCGCACCGGGACGACGCCGAGTTCGAGGCGGCACGGCCGGGCATCCTGGCCGCGGCGCGCTCACGCTTCTGCGTGCAGCCGGGCCTGTACCAGGGGCGGGCCGGACTCCTGCTCCACCTCAACCGGACCACCGCGCCGGGCGTCGAGCCCGAGGACATCGCCGAGCAGATCGCGGCGCTCGGCTGGTTCTCCATGTCGTACGAGGGCCAACTCGCCTTCCCCGGCAACCAGATGATGCGCCTGTCCATGGACCTGAACACCGGCACGGCGGGCGCCCTCGTGGCCCTGTCGGCCGCGCTCGGCGACGGCGAGGCGCACGTCCCCTTCCTGCCGCCGCCCCGGCGGCAGCCCCAGAGCCGGTCCCGCCACGCAGCGGGGTCGTGA
- a CDS encoding SapB/AmfS family lanthipeptide: MALLDLQSMESDEMTGGGGGGGGQSTASLLLCWSEVSLVICL, translated from the coding sequence ATGGCGCTTCTCGACCTGCAGAGCATGGAGTCCGACGAGATGACCGGTGGCGGCGGCGGTGGCGGCGGCCAGAGCACGGCCAGCCTGCTGCTGTGCTGGAGCGAGGTCAGCCTGGTCATCTGTCTGTGA